The Saccharomyces mikatae IFO 1815 strain IFO1815 genome assembly, chromosome: 11 genome has a segment encoding these proteins:
- the STE3 gene encoding Ste3p (similar to Saccharomyces cerevisiae STE3 (YKL178C); ancestral locus Anc_1.167) yields MSYKSTIIGLCLLAVILLVPPLAWHSHTQNIPAIILIAWLLIMNMTCIVDAAIWSGEDFLTRWDGKGWCDIVIKLQVGANIGISCAVTNIIYNLHAILKADSVLPNLSSWTKIVKDLVISLLTPVIIMGFSYLLQVFRYGIARYNGCQNLLSPTWITTVLYTMWMLIWSFVGAVYATLVLIVFYKKRKDVRDILHCTNSGLNLTRFARLLIFCFIIILVMFPFSIYTFVQDLQQVGGQYSFKNTHSSTIWNTIIKFDPGRPIYNIWLYVLMSYLVFLIFGLGSDALNMYSKFLRSIKLGFVLDLWRNFVDRNKEKRVGKLLSKLSSSKGCNNPFSTDSENYIPTCTETYSPCTGTPISQAHFYVDYRTPEDLGRSQNKSKKNLFTKGEADCILDEMELEESMRIPYVTRGQSFDDEASLGGLSKVTLDYSEKLHNSASSNFEGDSLCPSPTFKEGDSSSIEHSSEGTAGP; encoded by the coding sequence ATGTCATACAAGTCAACAATAATAGGACTTTGTCTACTAGCTGTGATATTATTAGTTCCGCCTTTAGCATGGCACTCCCATACCCAAAATATTCCAGCAATCATATTGATTGCATGGCTCCTTATAATGAATATGACGTGTATTGTCGACGCAGCAATATGGAGTGGTGAAGATTTCCTAACAAGGTGGGATGGTAAGGGTTGGTGTGATATCGTCATTAAGTTGCAAGTTGGGGCAAATATAGGTATATCGTGTGCCGTCACTAACATCATTTATAATTTGCATGCTATTTTAAAGGCAGATAGTGTTTTACCGAATCTGTCATCATGGACAAAAATCGTTAAAGATCTTGTAATCAGTTTATTGACCCCTGTAATTATCATGGGGTTTTCGTATCTATTACAAGTGTTTAGGTATGGTATCGCACGTTATAACGGTTGCCAAAACCTATTGTCACCTACATGGATTACTACCGTTTTGTATACAATGTGGATGCTTATATGGTCGTTTGTTGGCGCCGTTTACGCCACCTTGGTATTGATTGtattttacaaaaaacGCAAAGACGTTAGGGATATTTTACACTGCACTAATTCAGGTTTAAACCTAACAAGATTTGCAAGgttattaatattttgtttcatcattattttggtcatgtttcctttttcaatttatactTTCGTTCAAGATTTACAGCAGGTTGGCGGACAGTAtagtttcaaaaacacTCATTCAAGCACCATTTGGAATACCATTATTAAATTTGATCCTGGTAGACCAATTTATAATATATGGCTATACGTTTTGATGTCCTATTTGGTTTTTCTAATATTTGGTTTGGGCTCTGATGCTTTAAATATGTACTCCAAGTTTTTGCGTTCGATTAAATTAGGCTTTGTGCTAGACCTATGGAgaaattttgttgataggaataaagaaaaacgtGTTGGTAAATTACTCAGCAAGTTATCCTCAAGTAAAGGTTGCAACAATCCATTTTCTACGGACTCTGAAAACTACATTCCTACGTGCACAGAAACTTATTCTCCTTGTACAGGCACACCAATATCACAGGCGCACTTCTATGTCGATTATAGAACTCCAGAAGATCTTGGAAGATCTCAgaataaaagtaaaaaaaacttgttTACTAAAGGAGAAGCAGACTGTattcttgatgaaatgGAGTTGGAAGAGAGTATGCGCATACCTTACGTCACACGAGGACAAAGTTTTGACGACGAGGCATCACTTGGAGGACTTTCAAAGGTTACTCTGGATTATTCAGAGAAACTTCACAATTCTGCAAGCTCGAATTTTGAGGGTGACAGTCTTTGTCCTTCTCCAACTTTCAAAGAGGGAGACTCAAGTTCGATTGAACATAGTTCAGAAGGTACTGCAGGCCCCTAG
- the RPL17A gene encoding 60S ribosomal protein uL22 (similar to Saccharomyces cerevisiae RPL17B (YJL177W) and RPL17A (YKL180W); ancestral locus Anc_1.161) produces the protein MARYGATSTNPAKSASARGSYLRVSFKNTRETAQAINGWELTKAQKYLDQVLDHQRAIPFRRFNSSIGRTAQGKEFGVTKARWPAKSVKFVQGLLQNAAANAEAKGLDATKLYVSHIQVNQAPKQRRRTYRAHGRINKYESSPSHIELVVTEKEEAVAKAAEKKVVRLTSRQRGRIAAQKRIAA, from the exons ATGGCTAGATACGGTGCTACTTCCACTAACCCTGCTAAATCCGCTTCTGCTCGTGGTTCCTACTTGCGtgtttctttcaagaaCACCAGAGAAACTGCTCAAGCTATTAACGGTTGGGAATTGACTAAGGCTCAAAAATACTTGGACCAAGTTTTGGACCACCAAAGAGCCATTCCATTCAGAAGATTTAACTCTTCCATTGGTAGAACCGCTCAAGGTAAGGAATTCGGTGTCACCAAGGCTAGATGGCCAGCTAAGTCTGTTAAGTTCGTTCAAGGTTTGTTGCAAAACGCTGCTGCCAACGCTGAA GCTAAAGGTTTGGATGCTACTAAATTGTACGTTTCTCACATTCAAGTTAACCAAGCTCcaaagcaaagaagaagaacttaCAGAGCTCACGGTAGAATCAACAAGTACGAATCTTCTCCATCCCACATTGAATTAGTTGTCactgaaaaggaagaagctGTTGCTAAGGCTGCTGAAAAGAAGGTCGTCAGATTGACTTCTAGACAAAGAGGTAGAATCGCCGCCCAAAAGCGTATTGCTGCTTAA
- the COY1 gene encoding CCAAT displacement transcription factor COY1 (similar to Saccharomyces cerevisiae COY1 (YKL179C); ancestral locus Anc_1.162), with amino-acid sequence MDTSIYSHALDIWAKADLTKLQKELDADVIEIKEKETLSLNSRKSLATETKKFKKLESEQKLNNVNKIIKQYQREIDNLTQRSKFSEKVLFNVYEKLSEAPDPQPLLQSSLEKLEKIDDSKELKEKISYLEDKLAKYADYETLKSRLLDLEQSSAKTLAKRLTAKTQEINSTWEEKGRNWKQRETDLLKQLTSVQEQNKALEAKISKNIEIEDNRTEEDYPQNNQKEISTRIAEYNLVTQELETTQARVYQLEKRNEELSGALAKATSEAERETELHAKELKLNQLESENALLSASYEQERKSTTHSISELKEQLNGAIAESESYRSELETVRRKLSNYSDYSTIKEELSALKKIEFGVNEDDSDNETDSKYNDDKTVESSLLSANKKLQATLAEYRSKSTAQEETCIQLKKSVDQLKQQIAVLEEANEKLEMDLEKVENVGPHFNDAASMMSGVTRQVNNRTSHKISPTTSIIGIPEEEELPGNQSTILPIVTKQRDRFRSRNMDLEKQLRQGNSEKGKLKLEISKLKGDNTKLYERIRYLQAYNNNNTSAHPNPDGIDVESQYSRVYEESLHPIANFRQNELNHYKNKKLSVLEKLFLSFAKVILQNKMTRMIFLFYCIGLHGLVFMMSMYVINISGYMTPEVGIVQSAKSSVNSNGKLSGAGSVHGIN; translated from the coding sequence ATGGATACGTCAATATATTCTCATGCCTTGGATATCTGGGCCAAGGCAGATTTAACGAAACTTCAGAAGGAATTAGATGCTGATGTCATCGAAATTAAGGAAAAGGAGACCCTGTCTttaaattcaagaaaatctttAGCTACTGAGACCAAGAAGTTTAAAAAACTCGAATCTGAgcaaaaattgaataatGTGAATAAAATTATTAAGCAGTATCAGCGTGAAATTGATAATTTGACACAGAGATCAAAATTCTCTGAAAAGGTCCTATTTAACGTTTACGAAAAACTTTCAGAGGCACCTGATCCGCAACCATTACTACAAAGTTCATTGGAAAAActggaaaaaattgatgattcAAAGGAacttaaagaaaaaataagcTATCTCGAAGACAAACTCGCAAAATATGCGGATTATGAAACTTTAAAATCGAGGTTATTAGATCTGGAGCAAAGCTCTGCAAAGACGTTAGCGAAAAGATTGACTGCGAAAACTCAAGAAATCAATTCTACTTGGGAGGAGAAGGGCAGGAATTGGAAGCAGAGAGAGACAGACTTGTTGAAACAATTAACAAGTGTCCAGGAGCAAAATAAGGCACTAGAGGCCAAAATAtctaaaaatattgaaatcGAAGATAACAGAACTGAAGAGGATTATCCAcaaaacaatcaaaaagaaatttctaCAAGGATTGCCGAATATAATCTAGTCACTCAAGAATTGGAAACTACGCAGGCTAGGGTTTATCAACTagagaagagaaatgaagaattaaGTGGAGCTCTTGCAAAGGCAACTAGTGAAGCAGAGAGAGAAACAGAGTTACATGCAAAGGAACTTAAACTCAACCAGCTAGAAAGCGAGAATGCATTGTTGAGTGCATCTTATGAGCAGGAACGGAAGTCAACAACTCATTCGATAAGCGAATTAAAAGAGCAATTAAATGGAGCCATAGCAGAATCAGAATCTTACAGATCAGAGCTGGAAACTGTGAGAAGGAAACTAAGTAACTATTCCGACTACAGTACGATAAAGGAAGAGCTTTctgctttgaaaaaaatcgagTTTGGAGTAAACGAAGATGACTCTGATAATGAGACTGACTCTAAatataatgatgataaaactGTCGAAAGCTCTTTATTATCGGCCAATAAAAAGCTTCAGGCTACTCTAGCAGAATACCGTTCGAAGAGTACAGCTCAAGAAGAAACATGTATTcaactaaaaaaatctgtAGATCAACTCAAACAGCAAATAGCTGTGCTTGAAGAAGCgaatgaaaaattagaaatgGATCTAGAAAAGGTGGAAAATGTTGGTCCTCATTTCAATGACGCCGCAAGTATGATGTCTGGTGTAACAAGACAAGTCAACAATCGTACATCCCACAAAATTTCTCCAACAACCTCTATAATTGGTATTCCTGAGGAAGAGGAGCTTCCTGGTAACCAATCAACCATTTTGCCGATAGTAACTAAACAAAGGGATAGATTCCGTTCGAGAAATATGGATTTGGAAAAGCAGCTAAGGCAAGGAAACTCAGAAAAGGGCAAACTCAAACTAGAAATTTCCAAGCTAAAAGGTGATAATACGAAGCTTTACGAACGAATTAGGTATTTGCAGGcctataataataataatacctCCGCTCATCCAAACCCAGATGGCATTGATGTGGAATCTCAATACTCAAGAGTATATGAAGAATCATTACATCCGATTGCAAATTTCAGACAGAATGAACTAAACCACtacaagaacaaaaaactaTCAGTTCTAGAAAAATTGTTCTTGAGTTTTGCAAAAGTCATTTTACAGAATAAAATGACAAGGATGATATTCTTATTTTACTGTATCGGTTTACACGGACTTGTGTTCATGATGAGCATGTATGTGATTAATATCAGCGGTTACATGACGCCTGAGGTTGGCATAGTACAATCTGCAAAGTCTTCGGTAAATTCAAACGGAAAATTGAGTGGTGCCGGTTCTGTTCATGGTATAAATTGA